TGAAGCTGAGGCCAAAGAGGCGGCCCGAGCAATCGGCGGAACGCGGCCCAATATTCAGGATGTCATGATCCTCGGCCCCGCCCCCGCGCCAATGGCATTGCTGCGCGGACGGTACCGCTACCGACTGCTGATCAATGCCCGCCGTAGCGCACAGGTGCAGGATATCATCCGCAATTGGCTGGGCACTCTCGACTTCCCGCGCGGAGTGCGGGTAAGCATCGACGTCGATCCCTACAGCTTCGTATAATTCAATAAGGAACCCCATAATGCTCACCGTACATCACCTTGGAATCTCGCAATCTGAACGCGCCGTGTGGCTGTGCGAGGAATTGGGGCTCGACTATACTTTCAAACGGTATGACCGCCGCGCCGACAATCGCCTAGCACCCGATGAACTGAAAGCGCTTCACCCCGCGGGCATGGCACCGGTCATTGAGGACGATGGCTTGGTGATGGCTGAAAGCGGAGCGATCTGCGAATATATCGACCGCAAATATGGCGGCGGGCAGCATTGCCTTGATGCAGACCATCCAGATTTCGCCGACCATTTGTTCTGGTTCCATTATACCAATGGTACTTTCATGACGAACGGCATGATGCAGCTGATGCTGGCTATGGCCGAGCCGCAAAATGAAATGCCCGCTGCATTTGTGGCAGATCGCACGGCAAAAGCATGGGACATGGTCGAAAAACGCTTAGGCGAGGCCGAATTCTTCGGCGGGTCGCAATTGACTCTGGCAGATATCATGATGGTCTATTGCATCACTACCGGCCGGATGATGCGCCAATTACCGCTCGGCGACAAACCCAATACAGTCGCGTATTTACAACGCATCGGCGCGCGCGAGGCCTATCAGCGGGCCTGGACGAAGTGTGAACCCGGATTGGAGCCGAACCTTACCTAACAGGTTCTGCCATGCTGTTCAGGCCAATACCGCTCCACGAGATCAACGGTATCGAATGAACATAAGGGGGAATAAACAATGCGCAAATTTCAATCAGCGGCACTGGTTGCAGCAAGCCTTGCAGTGGCTAATTGCGGGCCCGGCGTGCCCATTGAACTGCCTGAAGATACAATTGCTGCGGCGCAGACCTGCTTCGCCGCAAAAGGTCTGGTTCTACGCGATGGCAAAAGCCAAGGCGACGATGTGACCTATGACGAATTTGTCGGCGCGATCAAATATCCGATGATCGCTGCAAGCCAAGTTGAGCCCTTCGACATGAACGCGATTATCACGATCCTGAACGGGGTTGAAGCAATTGCCGATGACGTTGCGACGAAGGACTATGAAGGCGCAGTCACCACTTGCGATAAGCGCTTTGCCGCCGCACCGCTTTCGCTTCCGGAAGACGATGATGATGCAATCATTTCCTGCACCGCAATGGCAGGCTTTCTCTCAGGTGTTGTTGAGGGGGAAGGTGAAGCATTTGGCGGCGACAAAGCGTCGGTCAACGCCCTGATGACTCGCCTCGAATCTGAAATGGAAACCAGCCCCGAATTGCTGGTCACTTTGGCGACCGGCAATGTCGAGGAAATGATGAACTCGGCGCTGAAAGACAGTTTCGCGCAAGGCGATGTCGATGGCTATGTCACGCAGTGCCAAAAGCGTTTCCCCGCAAAAAGCGAGAGCTAGATAACGAACGATATTCTCGGGAGCACATGCGTGCTTCATGCATTGAAGACGCATGGCTTCCGATAATAACTGCCCCATTCTTGTCCCGATCTTAGGCGACCAGCTAACCCGTGACCTAGCTTCACTGCGCGGCCGGACCAAAGACGATACCATCATTTTGATGATGGAGGTGTGGGACGAGGCGACTTACGTCAAACATCACAAGCAGAAGATTGCGCTGATCTTCTCCGCCATGCGGCACTTCGCAGAAGAGCTACGCGATGCCGGATGGGCGGTCGATTACACAAAGCTGACCGATGATGAGAACGCGCATAGCTTCACTGGCGAAGTCGCGCGCGCCGCCGAACGGCACAAACCGCGCGCCATCCACGTGGTCGAGGCAGGCGAGTGGCGCGTCCAGCAATCTATCGAGGAATGGCCCGACAAATTTGACTGCGAGGTCGAAATCTTTAGCGACGACCGCTTCATCAGTTCCATTGCCGAATTTCGCGACTGGGCAGAGGGCCGCAAAACGCTGCGCATGGAAAACTTCTATCAGGAAATGCGCAAGAAAACCGGCCTGTTGATGGAAGACGGCAAACCCATCGGCGGCAAATGGAATTACGACAAAGAAAACCGCGAACCGCCCAAAAAAGATATGGATGCCCCGGAACGGCCAAAACCTGAACCGGACGATATCACCCGCGAAGTCATTGATCTGGTTCGGGATAAGTTCGGCGACCATTTCGGTGATCTGGACAACTTTCACTGGCCCGTGACCCGCGAGGAAGCCGAAGACGCAGCCGATGCGTTTTTCGCCGAGCGGCTACCAGATTTCGGCACCTATCAAGACGCGATGGTGCACGGCCAGGATGATCTGTTCCACTCAATGCTCAGCACCTCGATCAATATCGGGCTGCTCGATCCGATGGAGCTCTGTAAACGGGCGCAGTTGGCCTATGACGACAGCACCGCCCCGCTCAATGCAGTCGAGGGTTTCATTCGCCAGATCATTGGCTGGCGCGAATATGTGCGCGGCTTTTATTGGTATCACATGCCCGATCTGGAAAGCGCCAATGCGCTGAATGCGCAGCGCGGCCTGCCGGATTTTTATTGGACCGGCGAAACCGATATGCGCTGCATGGCCGACTGCATCAGATCGACGAAAGAAAACGCCCATGCGCACCATATCCAGCGGCTGATGGTGCTCGGTAATTTCGCACTACTGGCCGGGATCAATCCGCGCGAAGTGCAGGATTGGTATCTGGTGGTCTATGCCGATGCCTATGACTGGGTGGAACTGCCCAATGTCGCGGCGATGATCCTCTATGCCGATGGCGGCAAGCTGGCGACAAAACCCTACGCAGCGAGCGGCAATTACATCAACAAAATGTCCGATTACTGCAAGGAATGCGCCTACTCACCAAGCAAGAAAACCGGCGAAGGCGCATGCCCGTTCAACCCGCTCTACTGGCATTTTATGGACCGTCACCGCGACCGGCTGGAAAGCAATCACCGGATAGGGCGGATCTATTCCAATTGGGACCGAATGGATGAAGAGAAGCGGCAGGACTATCTCGATAGTGCCGAAGCGTTTTTGAACACGCTAAAACCGGCTGGCAAAAGCTAGGCGAGAAACGACGACTAACCGTCGTTGCGCGACCACATTGGCTTGACCCAATTGCCTTGCTTGGCTGCTTGCCAGACCATCCAGATACCCGCAGCGGTCGCCACACCGAGCGCAATCACCGATGCCTCCAAACCGAACAGACCGCCGGAGAGCCAATCTTCGCCGTAGAGCTGCCCTTCGACCAGACCATCGAAATCGAAGCCTGAGACGGGCAAGCCCCAAATATACGACTGCGTCACATTCCAACCTGCGTGCAGGCCGATAGCAAGCCACAGCGAGCGGGTGAGCATGTACGCCCCGCCGAGCAAAATCCCCGCCTCAATCGCGATCGCTATCGAGGAGAACAGCGTCGCGTTGGGATTGTAAGCGTGGCCAAAGCCAAAAAGCGCTGAACTGATCACCAGCGCGACCAAGCTACCGGCAAACTCCTCCAACCAGCGAAAGATGATACCGCGTAGCAAAATCTCTTCGAGAACTCCGGCCGATACACCCGCGAGCAATACGATTTGCAACAGATCTGTCGAACCGCCGGGACCGAGTATGCGGTAAACACCAAGGACCGCAGCAATGCCGACAACGGTCGTGAAAATCGCTGCGCCGACGCCAAGACCCAGCAAGGTATCGCCGAACATACCCTGTGCAGGCATATCGTCTTTCTTGTGCTTCCCCATGCGCGCAATCACGAGCTTGTAGATAAGTACGCCTGCCAGCACCGGCAGCAATGTTCCCGCCACAAGGTCACCGGTTTCGCCAAAGCTCAGCTCAGACTTCCAGAACAGGTAGTCTGTCCCGACCGATGCGAGCAGAAACAGCGCGCCCGCGACGACCATAGTGACCAACGGAAAATCGAGCACCGTTTTCCAGAGCGGCGTGTCGGCAGATGCAGTTTGAACGTTAGACATACATTTCCCTCAAATATGCTGCGCGAGGGAGCCGAATTGCGCGCTCAAGTCAATCCATCAGCGGGATGCCATTCCCAAAACGCTACGCTTGCAGCCATTTTTCTAAACTGTATCATATGACGGGGTGCTGCCCGCAAACACAGATTTTGCCTCGCCTGACAACCAAGCCATCGCCGCTGCCCAAGGCCGGTGGCCATGGCTGATACGGGCCACACCGAGTTCTGCCAGTTCCGATGGATTTGAGAAACCGCCCTCAGAAGCTGGAGTCCAAATAATGTTCACCGGAATCGGGGATGCTTCGCAGATCGCCGCGATGCAGGCGCGGTTCGTTGTGAACGGCACAAATAGGCCGCCAGCGCCCGCATCGGCATAAGCCCGTGCGCGCTCAGCTACTTGCTCATTCAATTCGGGTCCGTGGGTTTCGGCTGGCTGCCCGCGAAAGACATCGCAGCGAGCATTGACGAACAGCCCGGTCTTGGCTGCGGCGGCGATCCGTGCGGTCTGATCCTCGATCGGAGTCAGCGCATCAAGGCCGGGCATACGATCTTCCAGATTGATCCCCGCTGCACCGGCTTTCATCGCCGCCCTCACGGACTCAGTCACCTGTTCGGGCGATGATCCGTAACCCGATTCCATATCGATCGAAATCGGTAGATCGGTCACGCTCGCAATCCGCTCAAGATTGGAAAGCACTGCGGATAAGGGAAAGCCCTCACCGTCGGCAAACCCCTGCGCCTGGGCTACACCATAGCTGCCGGTCGCAATGGCTTTTGCACCGGCATCAGCAACAGCCTTGGCACTGCCCGCATCCCATATGTTGAACAGGAGAAGCGGATCGCCGGGTATGTGCAGGTTTTTGAAACTTTCGATAGCTGTCATTGTTTGGCTTCCCTTTTGAGCAATTCTTCTTTGATGTTGGTTCCATAAGCATATCCGCCGAGCGATCCGTCCGAGCGCACCACGCGGTGGCACGGGATCAGTACCGCGACCGTGTTCGCGCCATTCGCGGAACCAGTGGCTCGCACAGCCTTCGGATTGCCAGCCGCAGCGGCGATTTCGGCATAAGAACGTGTTTCGCCAGGTGGAATTTTACGAAGCTCCTGCCACACCGCCTCTTGAAACGCAGTGCCTTGCACATCGAGCGGGATGTGCCGTGCATCGCCGGGCGTCTCGACCGCCGCGATCACGTCGGAGAGCAGAGCAGAAAAATCGTCCCCACCCTGTATCAAGTCAGCGCTCGGGAACCGCTCCGCAAGATCGCTTTCACTCTCGTTAAAGGACAGACGGCATACGCCTTTCTCGGTCGCGGCAACCAGCATTTTTCCCAGATAGGTATCTACCACCGCCCAATGTATTGCGACGTCTTTGCCTCCATTTTTCCATGCGCTTGGACTCATGCCCAACCTTCCTTCCATTGTATCGTAGAACCGTGACGGCGCAGAGAAACCCGCACCGTAAATCGCGTCGGTCACGGATGTCCCGGACCGCAGCGACCCTTCGGCGAGACGCGATTTCAGCGACCGCCCAAACTGCGCAGGCGTAAGACCCGTGTCCCGCTTGAACAGCCGGTGGAAATGGTGAGGTGCATAACCGACCTCAGCCGCCAGCTTGTCCAATCTTATGGTTCCACCGGCCCGTTCGATCAGGCATATCGCCTGCACCACAGCCTCCCTGTCCCGACTCAAATCGTCCGGGCGACACCGCATACATGCGCGAAACCCGGCTGTACGGGCCTCCGCTGCTTCAAAGAAAAACTCGACATTCTCGCGTTTGGGATGGCGCACCGGACAGCTAGGCTTGCAGTAGATCCCGGTCGTGCGCACTGCGCCAACAAACCGTCCGTCAAAGCTGCGGTCGCGGCGCATAAAGGCTTCCCAGGCCATGTCAGCATCAGGTCGCTGCGGTTCCAGGCGATCAGCCACTGCCATCAGCTCTACTCTACCACGCCTTTCATTGCGGCCAATCCGGCCTCCATCATCGGGCCAAACCCCTCCGCAACCGAGTCCGGCCAGAAGTCGGCTGTCCAGCGCACTTTGCAATGCCCGTTGCCCATATCATGGACTTGTAATCCGGCATTGTGGTGTTCCCAATCCTCGCTCGAAGCGGTCCACGCAATACGCATATTATCTGGATCAGAACCGACCATTTGTTCCTTAAGAACATTACCGTCTTCAAAAGTGACAATGCGAATTTTCGTCTTCGGGTCATATTGCGTGTCTTTCACCAATCCAGGCGCGACTCGAACGTGCAAAGCGCTCACATCCGCAATCGCGTCCCACGCCTCGCGGGCATTGCAATGCATTTCCTGCTCTCGCCAAATCGTTGCCATTGTACCGGCTTCCCTTCGTGACTCTCGAAAGCGGGTTTGCAGCAGTCGGGTACAGCGTGCATCCCAAATCTTGCTTTCAAAGCGGATTAACTCATAGAGGCAAAGCCATGCTACGCCTCTTTTTATCATTCGCGGCATTGCTCGGCCTGATGGTCCCGACACAGGCCTTCGCAGACCCGGCCGACGTTGACGCGGCCGCGCGCGGGGTAGTGAGAGTAGTCATCATCGGGACCGACGGGACCGAAGTCTATCCTGTCAGTCACGGAACCGGCTTCGCAATCACATCCAGCCGCATCATCACCAATGCCCATGTGGTGCGTGAGGCTTTGCAGGATGACACGCTGCGGATCGGGATCGTCCCGCCCGAAGGTAACGATTCCGGCTTTGCCAAGCCCATCGCCGTCAGCCCCAAGAACGATCTCGCTTTGATAGAGATTGTTGGCGATCTGCGCCTGCCTGCGCTCACGATATCCGGCAATGACGGCGCTGATAGCGGTGAGGTCTCTGCGGTTGGTTACCCGATGAATGTGGACCGCGCACAGGGACTCGACCTCAACGATATTTTTAATTCGCAGCCTCCGGTGAAGAGCCGCGGCTTTATTTCCGGCCGGCGTCCTTCACGCCAATTCGACTCGATCCTGCATACAGCGCCAATTGCACGCGGTAATTCGGGCGGACCGCTGCTCGATGGCTGCGGGCGGGTGCTGGGTGTGAACAGTTTTGGTGCGGATTCTTCGGGCTCCGACGCCGAGTTCTTCTTCGCCGTTTCCAATCGCGAGTTGATCCCGTTTTTGCGCGACAACAATGTAAGCGCGCAAATTAATGCCCTGCCCTGCCGCAGTCTCGCAGAGCTGGACGACGCCGAGCAGCAGCGGATCGAGCGCGAACAGACCGCGGCCCGGATCGAACTGGCACAGCGAACGGAGGCCGACCGCATGAAGCGCGACCGCGTTCAACTGGAAGCGGAGCTGGAGGTTGCAGAAGCCCGTGAAAATGCGATGGCGATTGCTTTTCTGCTCATTCTGCTAGGAGCCGGCGCAGGTGTCGTTGCGTGGAAAGCCCAAAGGCGCGGTGAGGAGTCCGACGAACGAATTCTCATGATCGGGGGCACAATCTCCGCCATCGCGATTGTCTCCGCACTGGCCCTATGGTTCACCCGACCGGGCATCGAGGCCATCGACCATAAGGTCAACGCCGCTATGGCAGGCGAGGATGAGGATGGCGGCGAGAATGCGAGCGATCCGGCGAACGGCACTCTCGTTTGCACGCTGCAAGTTGATCGTAGCCGGATTACCGGCACACCGGACGAGGCTATTGAGTTCGACTGGGCCGAGGATGGCTGCGTAAACGGACGCACTCAATATGGCGTCTCAGCTGGAACATGGTCGCGCGTTTTTGTTCCGAATGAAACCGATGCTGTCGCAATCAACAGCTATGATCCGGGCAGCAAAACGTTCCGCACAGACCGTTTTCTCCTCAGCCGTACCGCCATGGCAGAAGCGCGGACAACGCGCGGCAAGTACAGTCCGCCTAAATGCGGCGCAGTCGGCGCGGCGACCAGCCTCGGCGACATGCAAGGCGGCGTAACCGCGCTGCTCCCCGAAAGTCCAAATGAGCGGCTGGTATATTCTTGCGAGGTGAAAGGAGAATAACTTCCAGTTCGTCATTGCGAGCGAAGCGCGGCAATCCAGAGTGGCTGCGTGCAAGCTCTGGATGCCGCAGCATATGCGATGCCGCAGCGACGGTAGCAGCCTAAGCCGCCAGCGCTTCTCCGCTTAGCGTAATTCGGTGCATTTCGCGGCGGTGGCCGGCATAGTCGTTGATCGCATTATGCCAGCTCGTCCGGTTATCCCAGATCGCCACAGTGCCCGGCTTCCATTGAAGCCGGCAGCGATTGTCATCCATCACCGCCGCATCAAGCAGTTTTTGCAGCAGCGGCAAGCTCTGTTCGCGGGTTTGGCCCACGAAATGAATGGTGAAACCGCTATTGACATACAGCAGTTTGCGGCCCGTTTGCGGATGACGGATCACAACCGGATGGATTGCACCGGTCTTCAAATCCTGACCGCGCAGATTTTTGCCCATATCGGTCTGCGCATATAGACCATCGGCCTTATAGACATGATCGGCTGTGTGGAACGCTTCCAGCCCGTCGATCTCCGCTTTGATATCATCCGGCAGCGCATCATATGCCGCGCCCATATGCGCCCATTCGGTGTCGCCGCCGCTGGGCGGCAGATCGCGGGCGACCAGGACCGACCCCATCGCCGGAATCTGATCATAAGAATGGTCCGTATGCCACGCCCCGCCAATATTGGTGGATTCGTGCGCTTCCTTTTTGACCAGAGCGATCTCCGGAAAATCTTCGTTGAGCGGGAAGTAATTGTTCACATCGATCCCGCCCCAGCGGCGGCCGAATGTGATGTGATCTTCCGGAGAAAATTCCTGATCGCGGAAAACAGCGACGCCATGCTCGTAAATGGTGGTCTTGATCGCTTCCATCGCCGCGTCATCGGCACTGGCCAATTGTACACCGGAAACTTCTACGCCGCATTTAGGGGCCATCGGGGTCGTCTGCATTATTTTCTCCTCACGCGGATCGTTAGGTGTCCGCTTGGCGCGCATTATGAAGGAAAATCCGTGTCGCCTCAAGCGCGGCCGCGGACCGCCGTTAGGCATAGCCAAGCGGATGGACGTCTATGTCCGCGCTTCAGACCAAATTAAAGAGTCCGAAAAACGAACGACTCCTTCTTGCAATGCAGCATACCCGATGATAGGGGCGCGCCAGCTTCGCAGAGGCAGTGTTTTACACGCCTGTATCAGACGCAGCTAAGACAGATTTTTCTTCGGACCCAAGAGGACCAAAACGCGTGGATATTTCCGGCGGTATCAAGGCTAGCCTAGCAGGGCGTTACGCGTCTGCTTTGTTCGACCTCGCTTCAGAGGCTGGGTCGGTTAGCGCAGTCGAATCCGATCTCGAGAAGCTGCACGCAGCTCTTGGCGAATCGGACGAATTGCAAAACCTTATCACCAATCCGCAAATCAGCCGCACCCAGGCGGGTGATGCTATTGCAGCGGTTGGTAAAAAGCTCAAAACGTCTGAGCTTACCAACAACTTTCTCGGCGTGCTTGCCGGTAATCGCCGTCTTGGTGATCTGCCCGACATGATCCGCGCCTTCGGTACTATCGCAGCGGCACAGCGCGGCGAAGTGACAGCCACTGTCACCAGCGCGCATGAACTGTCGAAAGCGCAGCTGTCCACTTTGAAGGACAAGCTGACTGCCCGCGAAGGCCGTACCGTAAAACTTTCAGCCGATGTCGATCCGGAACTTCTGGGCGGCCTCGTCGTAACAATTGGATCGAAGCGCATTGATGGCTCGATCCGCACCCGTTTGAATTCCCTCGCGCAAGCGATGAAAGGCTAAATGATGGAAATCCGCGCCGCAGAAATTTCTAAGGTCATTAAAGACCAAATCGCCAATTTCGGCACCGAAGCTGAAGTCAGCGAAGTCGGTTCCGTGCTCTCCGTTGGTGACGGTATCGCCCGTATCCACGGCCTCGACAAAGTGCAGGCTGGTGAGATGGTCGAGTTCGCCAATGGCGTTCAAGGCATGGCTCTCAACCTCGAAGCCGACAATGTCGGTGTCGTGATCTTCGGCTCTGACGCCGAGATCAAAGAAGGTGACGTTGTTAAGCGGACGGGCACTATTGTGGACGTTCCGGTTGGCAAAGGCCTGCTCGGCCGCGTTGTTGACGCTCTGGGCAACCCGATTGACGGCAAAGGTCCGATCGAAAGCACCGAGCGTAGCCGTGTCGAAGTCAAAGCCCCCGGCATCATCCCGCGGAAATCGGTTGATGAGCCTGTGCAATCCGGCCTCAAGGCGATCGACGCTCTCGTTCCTGTTGGCCGCGGCCAGCGCGAGCTTATCATTGGTGACCGTCAAACCGGTAAAACCGCTGTCGCAATCGATACCTTCATCAACCAGAAGGAAGCGCATTCGGGCGACGACGAGAAGAAAAAACTCTACTGCATCTATGTAGCTGTCGGCCAGAAGCGCTCGACCGTTGCCCAGATCGTGAAGAGCCTCGAAGAAAACGGCGCGATGGAATATTCCATCGTTGTGGCGGCAACCGCTTCGGAGCCTGCACCGCTGCAGTTCCTGGCACCTTACACCGGCTGCGCGATGGGTGAATTCTTCCGCGACAACGGCATGCATGCCGTGATCGTGTATGACGATCTTTCGAAGCAAGCTGTTGCGTATCGTCAAATGTCGCTTCTGCTGCGCCGTCCTCCGGGCCGTGAAGCCTATCCTGGTGACGTTTTCTATCTTCACAGCCGCCTGCTTGAGCGTGCTGCGAAAATGAATGACGACAATGGCGGCGGTTCGCTGACTGCTCTGCCGATCATTGAAACGCAGGCCGGTGACGTGTCTGCATACATCCCAACCAACGTGATTTCGATCACCGATGGTCAGATCTTCCTTGAAACCGACCTGTTCTATCAGGGTGTTCGCCCCGCGATTAACGTGGGTCTGTCGGTTAGCCGTGTTGGTGGTGCCGCGCAGACAAAAGCAATGAAAAAGGTTTCGGGTTCGATCAAGCTGGAACTGGCCCAGTACCGTGAAATGGCTGCCTTCGCGCAGTTCGGTTCGGACCTGGACGCCTCGACTCAGAAACTTCTCAACCGCGGTGCGCGCCTGACCGAGCTGCTCAAACAGCCTCAGTTCTCGCCAATGCCGTTCGAAGAGCAAACCGTGTCGATCTTCGCAGGTACCAATGGCTACCTCGATAGTGTGGCCGTTGACCGCGTGAATGAATATGAAGCAGCTATGCTGAGCTTCATGCGCAGCGAGCACGCTGACATCCTCGCAACGATCCGGACCAGCGGCAAGTTCGACGATGTCAAAGACGATACCGTCAAAGCGCTCGACGCATTCGCTAAACAGTTTGCGTAAGTTTAAGTAAGAGAGAAACACCAACCTTCGTCATTCCCGCGAAAGCGGGGACCCAGAGCAAAGTAGCACTGAGACACCCTAGGTTCCCGCTTTCGCGGGAATGACGGAAAAAGAGGAAACTAGAGTGGCATCACTCAAGGAACTCAAGGATCGGATCGGGTCGGTTAAATCGACCCAGAAGATCACCAAGGCCAAGCAAATGGTCGCAGCTGCCAAGCTCCGCAAGGCGCAGGCGGCAGCCGAAGAAGCGCGCCCTTATGCGGAGCGTCTGGCTTCGGTCATGGCCGCGCTTGCCTCCAAGGTGTCGGGCGACGATGCGCCGAAACTGCTCGCGGGCACTGGATCGGACAAGCGCCACCTGCTGGTGGTTGTGAATACCGACAAAGGTCTGTGCGGCGGTTTGAACTCGAACCTCGTTCGTGCTGCCGCTGCCAAGGCTCAAGAGCTTCAGGCGGCTGGCAAGGACGTCGAGTTTTACCTTGTCGGCAAAAAAGGTCGCGCGCCGCTGAAGCGTAACTTCCCGAACCAGATCGGCACGCATTTCGACACCAGCACCGTTCGCTATCCCGGCTTTGAAGAAGCTGCGAAGATCGCTGAAGAGTTGGTCGAAATGTATGAAGCGGGCAAATTCGATATTGCCCACCTTGTTTACCCCACTTTCCAGTCTGCGCTGGTGCAGAACCCGACTATCGACCAGATCATTCCCGTCCCTGCCCCCGCAACCGCCGACGAAAGTGATGCGGTTGTCGAATATGAGCCGGGCGAAGAAGAAATCCTCGAAGAACTGCTGCCACGTTATGTGAAGACGCAGCTGTTCGGCGCATTGCTCGAAATCGCTGCATCCGAACAGGGCGCATCGATGACCGCAATGGACAACGCCACGCGCAATGCGGGCGATCTGATCAACAAACTCACTATCCAGTATAACCGCAGCCGTCAGGCCGCGATTACCACTGAACTCATTGAAATTATTGCAGGAGCCGAGGCATTGTGATGATTGCCTCCGCGATCTTTGCTTACGCAATGGCTTCTGTCCCAGCACCTACGGCGCAAGACTTGGCTAACGCTTGGTACAAAAAGTTGCCTGCTGAAGGGATGGCTCACTGTCCAGCTGTGGGTAGCTTCGAAGCACTCCCCACCCACGATGAGCATGTGTACCGGGTGAATTATGGATTTGTAGGCGAAAATAGCTCTACAGAAATGAAATATACGGCGAAGCTCAAGTTCGAAGAATCGATTTGGGTTTGGCACAGCGGCGATTTCCCTCGCTGTAGCATAATGATTATCGAAAATTCAGAAGGCTAAGGAAAACACCATGGCTACCGCCCCAGTCCTAAACCAATCCACCAACGGCACCATTGCCCAGATCATCGGCGCTGTTGTCGACGTGGCGTTCCCCGGTGAACTGCCCGCAATTCTCTCGGCTCTCGAGACAAAGAACGGCGATCAGACGCTGGTTCTGGAAGTTGCGCAGCACCTTGGTGAGAACACCGTTCGTACCATCGCGATGGACGCAACCGAGGGCCTGACCCGCGGTCAGGAAGTGATCAGCACCGGCGCACAGATTTCTGTGCCCGTTGGCCCGAAAACACTCGGCCGGATCATGAACGTGGTTGGTGAGCCAATCGATATGCTTGGCCCCATCGGCGCCGATCAAACGTCGCCAATTCACGCAGAAGCGCCTCCATTTGTTGACCAGTCCACTGACTCGGCCATTCTGGTGACCGGTATTAAGGTTATCGACCTTCTCGCACCTTACGCAAAGGGCGGTAAGATTGGCCTGTTCGGCGGTGCCGGCGTGGGTAAGACGGTTCTTATTCAGGAACTGATCAACAACATCGCCAAGGGTCACGGCGGCGTGTCCGTGTTCGCCGGTGTGGGTGAGCGTACCCGCGAAGGTAAC
This genomic window from Pontixanthobacter aestiaquae contains:
- a CDS encoding glutathione S-transferase family protein, with amino-acid sequence MLTVHHLGISQSERAVWLCEELGLDYTFKRYDRRADNRLAPDELKALHPAGMAPVIEDDGLVMAESGAICEYIDRKYGGGQHCLDADHPDFADHLFWFHYTNGTFMTNGMMQLMLAMAEPQNEMPAAFVADRTAKAWDMVEKRLGEAEFFGGSQLTLADIMMVYCITTGRMMRQLPLGDKPNTVAYLQRIGAREAYQRAWTKCEPGLEPNLT
- a CDS encoding SRPBCC family protein is translated as MATIWREQEMHCNAREAWDAIADVSALHVRVAPGLVKDTQYDPKTKIRIVTFEDGNVLKEQMVGSDPDNMRIAWTASSEDWEHHNAGLQVHDMGNGHCKVRWTADFWPDSVAEGFGPMMEAGLAAMKGVVE
- a CDS encoding CPBP family intramembrane glutamic endopeptidase; the protein is MSNVQTASADTPLWKTVLDFPLVTMVVAGALFLLASVGTDYLFWKSELSFGETGDLVAGTLLPVLAGVLIYKLVIARMGKHKKDDMPAQGMFGDTLLGLGVGAAIFTTVVGIAAVLGVYRILGPGGSTDLLQIVLLAGVSAGVLEEILLRGIIFRWLEEFAGSLVALVISSALFGFGHAYNPNATLFSSIAIAIEAGILLGGAYMLTRSLWLAIGLHAGWNVTQSYIWGLPVSGFDFDGLVEGQLYGEDWLSGGLFGLEASVIALGVATAAGIWMVWQAAKQGNWVKPMWSRNDG
- the ada gene encoding bifunctional DNA-binding transcriptional regulator/O6-methylguanine-DNA methyltransferase Ada; this translates as MAVADRLEPQRPDADMAWEAFMRRDRSFDGRFVGAVRTTGIYCKPSCPVRHPKRENVEFFFEAAEARTAGFRACMRCRPDDLSRDREAVVQAICLIERAGGTIRLDKLAAEVGYAPHHFHRLFKRDTGLTPAQFGRSLKSRLAEGSLRSGTSVTDAIYGAGFSAPSRFYDTMEGRLGMSPSAWKNGGKDVAIHWAVVDTYLGKMLVAATEKGVCRLSFNESESDLAERFPSADLIQGGDDFSALLSDVIAAVETPGDARHIPLDVQGTAFQEAVWQELRKIPPGETRSYAEIAAAAGNPKAVRATGSANGANTVAVLIPCHRVVRSDGSLGGYAYGTNIKEELLKREAKQ
- a CDS encoding trypsin-like peptidase domain-containing protein — encoded protein: MLRLFLSFAALLGLMVPTQAFADPADVDAAARGVVRVVIIGTDGTEVYPVSHGTGFAITSSRIITNAHVVREALQDDTLRIGIVPPEGNDSGFAKPIAVSPKNDLALIEIVGDLRLPALTISGNDGADSGEVSAVGYPMNVDRAQGLDLNDIFNSQPPVKSRGFISGRRPSRQFDSILHTAPIARGNSGGPLLDGCGRVLGVNSFGADSSGSDAEFFFAVSNRELIPFLRDNNVSAQINALPCRSLAELDDAEQQRIEREQTAARIELAQRTEADRMKRDRVQLEAELEVAEARENAMAIAFLLILLGAGAGVVAWKAQRRGEESDERILMIGGTISAIAIVSALALWFTRPGIEAIDHKVNAAMAGEDEDGGENASDPANGTLVCTLQVDRSRITGTPDEAIEFDWAEDGCVNGRTQYGVSAGTWSRVFVPNETDAVAINSYDPGSKTFRTDRFLLSRTAMAEARTTRGKYSPPKCGAVGAATSLGDMQGGVTALLPESPNERLVYSCEVKGE
- a CDS encoding isocitrate lyase/PEP mutase family protein; the protein is MTAIESFKNLHIPGDPLLLFNIWDAGSAKAVADAGAKAIATGSYGVAQAQGFADGEGFPLSAVLSNLERIASVTDLPISIDMESGYGSSPEQVTESVRAAMKAGAAGINLEDRMPGLDALTPIEDQTARIAAAAKTGLFVNARCDVFRGQPAETHGPELNEQVAERARAYADAGAGGLFVPFTTNRACIAAICEASPIPVNIIWTPASEGGFSNPSELAELGVARISHGHRPWAAAMAWLSGEAKSVFAGSTPSYDTV
- a CDS encoding cryptochrome/photolyase family protein → MASDNNCPILVPILGDQLTRDLASLRGRTKDDTIILMMEVWDEATYVKHHKQKIALIFSAMRHFAEELRDAGWAVDYTKLTDDENAHSFTGEVARAAERHKPRAIHVVEAGEWRVQQSIEEWPDKFDCEVEIFSDDRFISSIAEFRDWAEGRKTLRMENFYQEMRKKTGLLMEDGKPIGGKWNYDKENREPPKKDMDAPERPKPEPDDITREVIDLVRDKFGDHFGDLDNFHWPVTREEAEDAADAFFAERLPDFGTYQDAMVHGQDDLFHSMLSTSINIGLLDPMELCKRAQLAYDDSTAPLNAVEGFIRQIIGWREYVRGFYWYHMPDLESANALNAQRGLPDFYWTGETDMRCMADCIRSTKENAHAHHIQRLMVLGNFALLAGINPREVQDWYLVVYADAYDWVELPNVAAMILYADGGKLATKPYAASGNYINKMSDYCKECAYSPSKKTGEGACPFNPLYWHFMDRHRDRLESNHRIGRIYSNWDRMDEEKRQDYLDSAEAFLNTLKPAGKS